One Acutalibacter muris DNA window includes the following coding sequences:
- a CDS encoding ABC transporter ATP-binding protein, which translates to MRMIFRYLRPFVPRMSLGLTIKFIGSVMDLLLPWILSYMIDEVAPSGEMGRIALWGAAMVGAAVMAWVTNILANRMAAWVAQHTTEKIRHDLFEKISGLSCGQVDTYGIPSLEARLTTDTYNVHQMLGMMQRIGIRAPILLIGGILITLTLDPVLTLVLVCTLPFIGILVYSVSKKGVPMYTELQRSVDGMVRTVRETISGIRVIKALSKVDYERERFAGVNEGVSEKETRAGTTMALTNPLMNLFLNVGLTAVIIVGAFRVNAGLTQPGKIIAFLSYFTIILNAMMAMTRIFVSFSRSSASGDRIAEILSAPKDLAVEPAEREDSPYHVEFEKVTFSYNKTDANVEDISFRLKRGETLGIIGATGCGKSTLINLLMRLYDCDSGRIAIDGRPVSSLPEEELHTKFGVVFQNDALFADTLRENIDFGRGLSEAEIEKAAKCAQAMEFISGLPEGFGHMLTSKGTNLSGGQKQRVLVARALAGTPEILVLDDSSSALDYKTDAALRKGLREEYAGITTVIIAQRVSSILHADHILVLDEGRELGYGTHEELLESCEVYREIATSQMGEGRKD; encoded by the coding sequence ATGAGAATGATATTCCGCTATCTTCGGCCCTTCGTGCCCCGCATGAGCCTGGGGCTTACCATCAAGTTCATAGGCTCGGTTATGGACCTTCTGCTGCCCTGGATACTCTCGTACATGATAGACGAGGTGGCCCCTTCGGGGGAGATGGGCCGCATAGCCCTATGGGGCGCGGCCATGGTGGGCGCGGCGGTGATGGCCTGGGTGACCAACATACTCGCCAACCGCATGGCCGCCTGGGTGGCCCAGCACACCACGGAGAAGATACGCCACGACCTGTTCGAGAAGATATCCGGGCTCTCCTGCGGCCAGGTGGACACCTACGGCATACCGTCTTTAGAGGCCAGGCTCACCACCGATACATATAATGTGCACCAGATGCTGGGCATGATGCAGCGCATTGGCATACGCGCCCCTATCCTTCTGATTGGCGGTATACTCATAACCCTTACCCTGGACCCGGTGCTGACTCTGGTGTTGGTGTGTACGCTGCCCTTTATCGGTATTTTAGTGTACAGCGTCTCCAAAAAGGGCGTGCCCATGTATACGGAGCTCCAGCGGAGCGTGGACGGAATGGTGCGCACGGTGCGGGAGACCATCTCCGGCATACGGGTCATAAAAGCCCTCTCAAAGGTGGACTATGAGCGCGAGCGCTTCGCCGGGGTGAACGAGGGCGTGTCGGAAAAGGAGACCCGGGCCGGGACCACAATGGCCCTGACTAACCCTCTGATGAACCTGTTTCTAAACGTGGGGCTCACAGCCGTCATCATAGTGGGGGCCTTCCGGGTAAACGCCGGGCTCACCCAGCCGGGAAAAATAATTGCGTTTCTCAGCTATTTCACCATAATTCTGAACGCGATGATGGCAATGACAAGGATATTCGTGTCCTTTTCCCGCAGCTCCGCCAGCGGGGACCGCATAGCGGAGATACTGTCCGCCCCCAAGGACCTGGCGGTGGAACCGGCGGAAAGGGAGGACTCCCCTTATCATGTGGAGTTTGAAAAGGTGACGTTCTCCTATAATAAGACCGACGCGAACGTGGAGGATATCAGCTTCCGGCTTAAAAGGGGCGAGACCCTGGGCATTATCGGGGCCACGGGCTGCGGCAAGTCCACGCTCATAAACCTTCTCATGCGGCTTTACGACTGCGACAGCGGCAGGATAGCCATAGACGGCCGGCCGGTCAGCTCCCTCCCCGAGGAGGAGCTGCACACGAAGTTCGGGGTGGTGTTCCAGAACGACGCGCTTTTTGCCGACACCCTCCGGGAGAACATCGACTTCGGACGGGGGCTTTCGGAGGCGGAGATAGAGAAGGCCGCAAAGTGCGCTCAGGCCATGGAGTTTATCTCCGGCCTGCCCGAGGGCTTCGGCCATATGCTTACATCAAAGGGCACAAACCTCTCCGGCGGGCAGAAGCAGCGGGTGCTGGTAGCCAGGGCCCTGGCCGGGACCCCGGAGATACTTGTGCTGGACGACTCCTCCTCGGCCCTGGACTATAAGACCGACGCGGCCCTTCGAAAGGGTCTTCGGGAGGAGTACGCCGGGATAACCACGGTGATAATCGCCCAACGGGTCAGCTCTATACTCCACGCGGACCATATCCTTGTGCTGGACGAGGGCCGGGAGCTGGGGTATGGGACCCATGAGGAATTATTGGAGTCCTGCGAAGTATACAGAGAGATAGCCACGTCACAGATGGGAGAGGGGAGGAAGGACTAA
- the recJ gene encoding single-stranded-DNA-specific exonuclease RecJ, translated as MNLKLWDLSEVDKAQTVALARECGIPPLLAALLRVRGMDTKEKSGEFLSPGEFSDPYLMKDMDRAVERIRRAVEGFEHIAVYGDYDADGVTATALLYTYLQEKGANVSFYIPQRDSEGYGMNMAAVDTLSREGVELIVTVDNGVSAGEEIAYAKSLGMDVVVTDHHQPQETLPDAPVIDAHREDDQSPFKELCGAGVVLKLLMALEGDRGAVLEQYGDLAALGTVGDSVSLTGENRLIVQRGLEIANRRERPGLAALLDSEQVTSTKLAFSVIPCINATGRMGSPERAVRLLTYRDPESAGLLAEEIREENQNRKSVEAEVIRAAEQKLEERPELRFDRVLVVCGEGWHHGVVGIAAARLCEMYGKPCIVLSSGDGEARGSGRSVEGFNMFQAVTECRDLLTRYGGHPMAAGLTLPEERVGEFRRRINEYAREICPEMPFFTMKLDCTLQNRALTPATCRQLEPLEPFGAGNPQPVFALLGVTLTDVRGLGSNMGHCKLCCKGGGLSFECVRFGVAPGDFPYPPGSVVDLAVNLQESRYSRGSGVEILVRDVRLSGLDRLQCQRDFRVYEKFRRREGLSREETARLRPTREQLGAIYTLLPKIMGPKLGLESLVLHLERYGINMGMLLFGLDLLSERGLIQFRIDGSMLSAEKLDTKGKKDIAQSPLYGELEALTDDEERKKE; from the coding sequence GTGAATTTAAAGCTGTGGGACCTGTCGGAGGTGGACAAGGCCCAGACCGTGGCCCTTGCAAGGGAATGTGGTATACCGCCGCTATTGGCGGCCCTTCTGCGGGTGCGGGGTATGGACACGAAGGAGAAGTCCGGGGAGTTTCTCTCCCCCGGGGAATTCTCCGACCCATATCTTATGAAGGATATGGACAGGGCCGTGGAGCGCATACGCCGGGCCGTGGAGGGCTTTGAGCATATCGCCGTATACGGCGACTATGACGCGGACGGCGTTACCGCCACGGCCCTTCTCTACACTTACCTTCAGGAGAAGGGGGCGAACGTCTCCTTCTATATCCCCCAGCGGGACAGCGAAGGGTACGGCATGAACATGGCGGCGGTGGATACCCTCTCCCGGGAGGGCGTGGAGCTGATAGTCACCGTGGACAACGGCGTTTCGGCGGGTGAGGAGATAGCCTACGCGAAGTCCCTTGGCATGGACGTGGTGGTCACCGACCATCACCAGCCCCAGGAGACCCTGCCGGACGCGCCCGTAATAGACGCGCACCGTGAGGACGACCAAAGTCCCTTTAAGGAACTCTGCGGGGCGGGGGTGGTGTTAAAGCTGCTTATGGCCCTGGAGGGGGACAGAGGGGCAGTGCTGGAGCAGTACGGCGACCTGGCGGCGCTTGGCACCGTGGGGGATTCCGTCAGCCTTACCGGGGAGAATCGGCTGATAGTGCAGAGGGGCCTGGAAATAGCGAACCGCCGGGAGCGTCCAGGGCTTGCCGCCCTTCTGGACAGCGAGCAGGTCACCTCTACAAAGCTGGCTTTCTCCGTTATACCCTGCATCAACGCCACCGGCCGCATGGGCTCGCCGGAGCGGGCCGTGCGCCTGCTGACCTATAGGGACCCGGAGAGCGCCGGGCTTTTGGCCGAGGAGATACGCGAGGAGAACCAGAACCGCAAGTCGGTGGAGGCAGAGGTCATAAGGGCCGCGGAGCAGAAGCTTGAGGAGCGGCCGGAGCTCAGGTTCGACCGGGTGCTGGTGGTGTGCGGGGAGGGCTGGCACCACGGCGTGGTGGGCATAGCGGCGGCAAGGCTCTGCGAAATGTACGGCAAGCCCTGCATAGTGCTGTCCTCGGGGGACGGCGAGGCCCGGGGCAGCGGCCGGAGCGTGGAGGGCTTCAACATGTTCCAGGCGGTCACGGAGTGCCGGGACCTTCTGACGCGCTACGGCGGGCACCCCATGGCGGCGGGGCTGACCCTGCCAGAGGAGCGTGTGGGAGAATTTCGGCGGCGAATAAACGAATACGCTAGAGAGATCTGCCCTGAAATGCCCTTCTTCACCATGAAGCTGGACTGCACCCTGCAAAACCGGGCCCTTACCCCCGCCACCTGCCGCCAGCTTGAGCCTTTGGAGCCCTTCGGGGCCGGGAACCCCCAGCCGGTGTTCGCCCTTTTGGGCGTTACCCTGACGGACGTGCGTGGCCTTGGCAGCAATATGGGCCACTGCAAGCTCTGCTGCAAGGGCGGGGGTCTCTCCTTCGAGTGCGTCAGGTTCGGCGTGGCTCCCGGGGACTTCCCCTATCCCCCGGGCTCGGTGGTGGATCTGGCGGTGAATCTTCAGGAGAGCCGTTACAGCCGTGGCAGCGGCGTGGAGATACTTGTGCGGGACGTGCGGCTCAGCGGACTTGACCGGCTCCAGTGCCAGCGAGACTTCCGCGTGTATGAAAAGTTCAGACGGCGCGAAGGGCTCTCCCGGGAGGAGACCGCACGCCTGCGCCCCACCCGGGAGCAGCTGGGGGCAATATATACCTTGCTGCCCAAGATCATGGGTCCGAAGCTGGGGCTTGAGAGCCTTGTTCTCCATCTGGAACGGTACGGAATAAATATGGGTATGCTGCTGTTCGGCCTGGACCTGCTCTCAGAGCGGGGGCTGATACAGTTCAGAATTGACGGCAGTATGCTTTCGGCGGAAAAGCTTGACACAAAGGGCAAGAAGGATATCGCCCAGTCTCCCCTATACGGGGAGCTGGAGGCTCTGACCGATGATGAAGAAAGGAAAAAGGAGTGA
- a CDS encoding zinc ribbon domain-containing protein produces the protein MGILDDVVINAKSVAEAVGRKAGQIVDVSKLRVGVAEVNAEITKRYQTLGQYVYENSREALAADPEAMGKMAELDGLQEQLFAINKELTDKQNKTVCPTCGKHCSNTDVFCSTCGAKLISEPEPEPIPQEGGPNDEAAKAAAQGPEPSVGTMPPREFP, from the coding sequence ATGGGCATTTTAGACGATGTGGTAATCAACGCGAAATCCGTCGCGGAAGCGGTAGGCCGCAAGGCCGGCCAGATTGTGGACGTCTCCAAGCTGCGCGTGGGCGTGGCCGAGGTCAACGCCGAGATAACCAAGCGGTATCAGACGCTGGGCCAGTATGTATATGAGAACAGCCGCGAGGCCCTTGCTGCCGACCCCGAAGCCATGGGCAAGATGGCGGAGCTGGACGGGCTGCAGGAGCAGCTCTTTGCCATCAACAAGGAGCTCACCGACAAGCAGAACAAGACCGTCTGTCCCACCTGTGGCAAGCATTGCAGCAATACGGACGTTTTTTGCAGCACCTGCGGAGCGAAGCTTATAAGCGAGCCCGAGCCGGAGCCGATCCCCCAGGAGGGCGGCCCCAACGATGAGGCCGCCAAGGCCGCCGCCCAGGGCCCCGAGCCCTCTGTGGGCACCATGCCCCCCAGGGAGTTTCCGTAA
- a CDS encoding uridine kinase family protein — MSNFASGYIKYINHLEQINDAAIGNPQRMIDEVEGSYREHLRNIARNLTENYTPTRIVMLSGPSSSGKTTTAHLLQSNLAEFGVRAFIISLDDFYLSRERTPRLPDGSYDFESVAALDEERIRQCLRDVTGSGEFTVPRFSFQLGRADGPEQEYKLSAGDVAIVEGLHALNPSFTQDIPEELCMKLYVSVKQQIKDANGEVISPWDIRLVRRIVRDIQFRNSTAENTLAMWPQVVEGENRYIGPYRISADYTVNSIHIYEPCVLRTIAIPLLRAIAADSLYYKKARDLESRLMRFEPVDPALVPKDSMLREFLGRKGLE, encoded by the coding sequence ATGAGCAATTTCGCCAGCGGCTATATTAAGTATATAAACCACCTGGAACAGATAAACGACGCGGCCATTGGGAACCCCCAACGGATGATAGACGAGGTGGAGGGCAGCTATCGGGAGCACCTTCGGAACATCGCCCGGAACCTTACCGAGAACTATACCCCCACCCGCATAGTCATGCTCTCGGGCCCCAGCTCCAGCGGCAAGACCACCACCGCCCATCTTCTTCAGAGCAATCTTGCGGAGTTCGGCGTGCGGGCCTTTATCATCTCCCTGGACGACTTCTACCTCAGCCGGGAGAGGACCCCCCGCCTGCCCGACGGCAGCTATGACTTCGAGTCCGTGGCTGCCCTGGACGAGGAGCGCATACGGCAGTGTCTAAGAGACGTTACCGGCTCCGGGGAGTTCACCGTGCCCAGGTTCAGCTTCCAGCTGGGCCGGGCCGACGGGCCGGAACAGGAGTATAAGCTTTCGGCCGGGGACGTGGCTATAGTAGAGGGCCTGCACGCTTTGAACCCCTCCTTCACCCAGGATATCCCCGAGGAGCTTTGTATGAAGCTCTACGTCAGCGTAAAGCAGCAGATAAAGGACGCAAACGGCGAGGTGATCTCTCCCTGGGATATAAGGCTTGTGCGCCGGATAGTCCGGGACATTCAGTTTAGGAATTCCACCGCCGAGAACACCCTTGCCATGTGGCCCCAGGTGGTGGAGGGGGAGAACAGGTACATCGGCCCCTATAGGATAAGCGCCGACTATACCGTGAACTCCATACACATCTACGAGCCCTGCGTGCTGCGTACCATCGCCATCCCCCTGCTGCGGGCCATCGCCGCAGACAGCCTGTACTATAAAAAGGCCCGGGATCTGGAATCCCGGCTCATGCGCTTCGAGCCGGTGGACCCGGCCTTGGTGCCGAAGGACTCCATGTTAAGGGAGTTTTTGGGGCGAAAGGGGCTGGAATAA
- the hemZ gene encoding coproporphyrinogen dehydrogenase HemZ produces MLLIMSGHNYRFECENLCRVFFPYSPVRVESADSQDRTAPEPGEPRADTLLEKAGDGWLYTIRASDGQRELSRSVRAPETDEYPMTRLLFDTLSELTGVKPAWGMLTGVHPVKLLRQHVERLGLEAGMAEFREKWLVSEGRAQLAGRVLKAQKPAVEELRPDDYSLYVGIPFCPTRCAYCSFISQDMAHAKKLVEPYLELLYLELERTARIAGELGLGPISVYIGGGTPTTLSAQQLRDLCAKIRGVFPMDRCREFTVEAGRPDTLSLEKLMALKEANVDRISINPQTMSDRVLQNIGRRHTARDVIDGFELARKVGFRDINADLIVGLPGDSPEGFADTIRRVLELSPTNVTVHSLAIKRSADIVMNEDGLSLHKHPETAAHMMDHAIKTLTEAGFEPYYLYRQTRMAGNLENTGWALPGSVCRYNIYTMDESGTVIACGAGGVTKLKDPYSPDLKRIFNFKYPFEYISRHGEILERKEGIREIYEQFRQRLY; encoded by the coding sequence ATGCTGCTTATAATGAGCGGCCACAACTACCGCTTCGAGTGCGAGAACCTGTGCCGGGTGTTCTTCCCCTACAGCCCGGTGCGGGTGGAGAGCGCCGATTCACAGGACCGCACCGCCCCGGAGCCCGGCGAGCCCCGGGCGGACACCTTACTGGAAAAAGCAGGGGACGGCTGGCTCTATACGATAAGGGCCTCCGACGGACAGCGGGAGCTGTCCCGGTCCGTCAGGGCCCCGGAAACGGACGAATACCCCATGACACGGCTGCTGTTCGACACACTGTCGGAGCTTACCGGCGTAAAACCCGCCTGGGGTATGCTCACCGGGGTGCACCCGGTGAAGCTCCTGCGCCAGCACGTGGAGCGCTTGGGACTCGAAGCGGGCATGGCGGAATTTCGGGAGAAATGGCTGGTAAGCGAGGGCCGGGCCCAGCTTGCGGGCCGGGTACTAAAAGCCCAGAAGCCTGCGGTGGAGGAGCTTCGGCCCGACGACTACAGCCTCTATGTAGGCATACCCTTCTGCCCCACCAGATGCGCCTACTGCTCCTTCATCTCCCAGGACATGGCCCACGCGAAAAAGCTGGTGGAGCCCTATCTGGAGCTTCTGTACCTTGAGCTTGAGCGCACGGCCCGGATAGCCGGTGAGCTGGGCCTTGGGCCCATATCGGTGTATATCGGCGGCGGCACCCCCACCACCCTCAGCGCACAGCAGCTCCGGGACTTATGCGCGAAGATACGCGGGGTTTTCCCCATGGACCGCTGCCGGGAGTTCACCGTGGAGGCCGGGCGGCCCGACACCCTGAGCTTGGAGAAGCTTATGGCCCTGAAGGAGGCCAACGTAGACAGGATAAGCATAAACCCCCAGACCATGTCCGATAGAGTGCTTCAGAACATCGGGCGCAGGCACACGGCCCGAGATGTAATAGACGGCTTTGAGCTGGCCCGTAAGGTGGGCTTTAGGGACATAAACGCCGACCTTATCGTGGGTCTGCCGGGGGACAGCCCCGAGGGCTTTGCGGATACAATACGGCGGGTGCTGGAATTGTCCCCCACAAACGTCACCGTCCACTCCTTAGCCATAAAGCGCAGCGCGGATATCGTAATGAACGAGGACGGACTCAGTCTCCATAAACACCCGGAGACGGCGGCACATATGATGGACCACGCCATAAAAACGCTTACAGAGGCGGGCTTCGAACCGTATTATCTATACAGGCAGACCCGCATGGCCGGGAACCTGGAGAACACCGGCTGGGCCCTTCCTGGCAGCGTCTGCCGGTACAATATCTACACCATGGACGAATCCGGCACGGTGATAGCCTGCGGGGCCGGGGGCGTCACAAAGCTGAAGGACCCGTACTCGCCGGACCTTAAACGGATATTCAACTTCAAGTACCCCTTTGAATATATCTCCCGCCACGGGGAAATTTTAGAGAGAAAGGAAGGCATAAGGGAAATTTATGAGCAATTTCGCCAGCGGCTATATTAA
- a CDS encoding ABC transporter ATP-binding protein: MPPRFMPRGPIEKPRDRKKVLLRLWSYIYAHKLMALGAVLLTVGSNLLALLGPYLSGRAIDAIGLTKGGVDFRSVFFYCGLMVAFYAASAGLSYGLSILMIHLSQKIVREMRQQVFDRLTLLPVKYFDGHQTGDIVSHISYDIDTVNASLSNDLLQIAASAITVFGSLIMMIAISPMLVLVFVVTIPMSVLFTRYMTKKVRPLFHKRSVMLGQLNGFVEEVISGQKTTKAYHQERTQIGRFDKRNKEAVDAYYNAEYYGAMTGPSVNFINNLSLAFISVFGSILFLLQRISIGDLSSFVLYSRRFSGPINEMANIVSELQSACAAAERVFDLMDQPTEPEDKPGAAELSRVDGDVRMEHVGFGYEKDKEIIHDLSLHAPPGGLTAIVGPTGAGKTTLINLLMRFYDPDRGEITLDGRDIQDITRKSLRLSYAMVLQDTWLFTGTIFENLAYGRRDARREDVEAAAKAARIHRYIMALPKGYDTLLDENGINISQGQKQLLTIARAMLLDAKMLILDEATSNVDTRTEQQIQAAMRTLMRDKTCFVIAHRLSTIQNANNILVVRDGDIVEQGTHRELMEKNGFYAALYQSQFQ, translated from the coding sequence ATGCCGCCAAGATTCATGCCGAGGGGGCCCATTGAAAAGCCCAGGGACCGCAAGAAGGTGCTCCTGCGCCTATGGTCCTACATATACGCCCACAAGCTCATGGCCCTGGGGGCCGTGCTGCTGACCGTGGGCAGCAACCTCTTAGCCCTGCTGGGGCCCTACCTCTCGGGCCGGGCCATAGACGCTATCGGGCTTACAAAGGGCGGGGTGGACTTTAGGAGCGTTTTTTTCTACTGCGGGCTCATGGTGGCTTTCTATGCCGCATCCGCCGGGCTCAGCTATGGGCTGTCCATACTGATGATACATCTGAGCCAGAAGATAGTCCGGGAGATGCGCCAGCAGGTCTTTGACCGGCTGACCCTTCTGCCGGTGAAATACTTTGACGGGCACCAGACCGGGGATATCGTCAGCCATATCTCCTATGATATTGACACGGTGAACGCGTCGCTGTCAAACGACCTTTTACAGATAGCCGCCAGCGCCATAACCGTTTTTGGCTCCCTTATCATGATGATAGCCATATCGCCAATGCTGGTACTGGTGTTCGTGGTGACCATACCCATGTCCGTGCTGTTCACCAGGTACATGACAAAAAAGGTGCGGCCCTTATTCCACAAGCGCTCGGTGATGCTGGGCCAGCTCAACGGCTTTGTGGAGGAGGTCATAAGCGGCCAGAAGACCACCAAGGCCTATCACCAGGAGCGGACACAGATAGGCCGCTTTGACAAAAGGAACAAGGAGGCTGTGGACGCTTATTATAATGCCGAATATTACGGTGCCATGACAGGGCCCTCGGTGAACTTCATCAACAACCTCTCCCTGGCCTTTATAAGCGTGTTCGGCTCCATACTGTTTCTCTTGCAGAGGATCTCCATAGGCGATCTCTCCAGCTTCGTGCTCTATTCCCGCAGGTTTTCCGGACCGATAAACGAGATGGCCAACATCGTCAGCGAGCTGCAGTCCGCCTGCGCCGCCGCCGAGCGGGTCTTTGATTTGATGGACCAGCCCACCGAGCCCGAGGATAAGCCGGGGGCGGCGGAGCTCTCCCGGGTGGACGGGGACGTTAGGATGGAACACGTGGGCTTCGGCTATGAGAAGGACAAGGAGATAATCCACGACCTGAGCCTGCACGCCCCTCCCGGGGGGCTTACCGCCATCGTCGGCCCCACCGGCGCTGGAAAGACCACGCTGATAAACCTCTTAATGCGCTTTTACGACCCGGACCGGGGGGAGATAACCCTGGACGGCCGGGACATTCAGGATATAACCAGAAAGAGCCTGCGGCTCTCCTATGCCATGGTGCTCCAGGACACCTGGCTCTTTACCGGGACAATATTCGAGAACCTGGCCTACGGCAGGAGGGACGCCAGACGCGAGGACGTGGAGGCCGCGGCCAAGGCGGCGCGGATACACAGGTACATAATGGCTCTGCCCAAGGGCTATGACACCCTCCTGGACGAGAACGGCATAAACATCTCCCAAGGACAGAAGCAGCTCTTAACTATAGCCCGGGCCATGCTGCTGGACGCTAAAATGCTCATTCTGGACGAGGCCACCTCCAACGTGGACACCCGCACCGAGCAGCAAATACAGGCGGCCATGCGCACGCTGATGAGGGACAAGACCTGCTTTGTTATCGCCCACCGGCTGTCCACCATCCAGAACGCCAACAATATCCTGGTGGTCCGGGACGGGGATATTGTAGAGCAGGGCACCCATAGGGAGCTCATGGAGAAAAACGGCTTCTACGCGGCGCTTTACCAGTCGCAGTTCCAATAA
- a CDS encoding RelA/SpoT family protein, translated as MPDVRQINTYEELQAIIRESGKEFDREQIAGAFLLADRKHRGQKRSSGEPYIIHPLSVAAILVDLGMDTQSVVAGLLHDVVEDTDCTLEDITQEFGREVALLIDGVTKLDRIPFSSKEEEQAENLRKMLMAMAQDIRVIIIKFADRMHNLSTLEFMSPQKQRDKARECLEVYAPIAHRLGMRTVKETMEDVSLMYLDPAAYKEIDEHLESRSRTRTQFIGGLRKELKERVEPALGHEVYIEGRVKSKYSIYRKMFIGGKDFEEIYDVFAMRVIVDTIEDCYNVLGIVHDMFTPLPNRFKDYISTPKPNMYQSLHTTVITKAGVPFEVQIRTWEMHQTAEYGIAAHWKYKLGMSRKQSDNRSLDDRLAWIRQMLENQEDTEDVTDLVHSIKSDLIPEEVFVFTPKGDVINLPQGSSVIDFAYAIHSAVGNRMIGAKVDKHIVPLDYKVKTGEIIEILTSKETRGPNRDWLTMVRTSEARSKIRAWFKKERREENIVEGRAELERELKRSNISMSRELMNYMVESIGKRHNCSTADDLYAAIGYGGIQLWKVLPRIREEYQRMAKAGETPELVVGAPPKTRRVSGGVLVEGMDNCLTKLSRCCNPLPGDDIIGFITRGFGVSIHKRSCRNVPRDLTDCPEPDRWVNAYWEGEVRDDFKSTLHIVALDRGGLLFDVTQQLSALNIFIHSLNCRQEKGGPNAVISATVSISGLQQLQSIIDRLSRVKGVISIDRT; from the coding sequence ATGCCGGACGTTAGACAGATAAACACCTATGAGGAGCTGCAGGCGATAATAAGGGAGAGCGGCAAGGAGTTCGACCGGGAGCAGATAGCGGGGGCCTTCCTGCTGGCCGACCGAAAGCACCGGGGTCAGAAGCGCAGCTCCGGCGAGCCCTATATAATCCACCCCTTATCGGTGGCGGCCATACTGGTGGACCTGGGCATGGACACCCAGTCGGTGGTGGCGGGGCTTCTGCACGACGTGGTAGAGGACACGGACTGCACTTTGGAGGACATCACCCAGGAGTTCGGCCGGGAGGTGGCCCTGCTTATAGACGGAGTCACAAAGCTTGACAGGATACCCTTCTCCTCAAAGGAGGAGGAGCAGGCCGAGAACCTCCGCAAAATGCTCATGGCCATGGCCCAGGATATAAGGGTCATAATCATAAAGTTCGCCGACCGTATGCACAACCTCTCCACCCTGGAGTTCATGTCCCCCCAAAAGCAGCGGGACAAGGCCAGGGAGTGTCTGGAGGTATACGCCCCCATAGCCCACCGCCTTGGTATGCGCACGGTCAAGGAGACCATGGAGGACGTGTCTCTGATGTACCTGGACCCGGCGGCCTATAAGGAAATAGACGAGCACCTGGAGTCCCGCAGCAGAACCCGCACCCAGTTTATAGGAGGCCTTCGCAAGGAGCTTAAGGAGCGGGTGGAGCCGGCTCTGGGCCACGAGGTGTATATTGAGGGCCGCGTAAAGAGCAAGTACAGCATATATCGGAAGATGTTTATCGGCGGTAAGGATTTCGAGGAGATATACGACGTGTTCGCCATGCGGGTGATAGTGGACACCATCGAGGACTGCTATAATGTCCTGGGCATTGTCCACGATATGTTCACGCCCCTTCCAAACCGCTTCAAGGACTATATCTCCACCCCGAAGCCCAATATGTACCAGTCCCTTCATACCACCGTCATCACCAAGGCCGGGGTGCCCTTCGAGGTACAGATACGCACCTGGGAGATGCACCAGACCGCCGAGTACGGCATAGCGGCCCACTGGAAGTATAAGCTGGGTATGTCCAGAAAGCAGTCGGACAACCGCTCCCTGGACGACAGGCTCGCCTGGATACGCCAGATGCTGGAGAACCAGGAGGACACCGAGGACGTGACGGACCTGGTGCACTCCATAAAGTCCGACCTGATACCCGAGGAGGTCTTTGTCTTCACCCCCAAGGGGGACGTGATAAACCTGCCTCAGGGGTCCAGCGTCATAGACTTCGCCTATGCCATACACAGCGCCGTGGGCAACAGGATGATAGGCGCCAAGGTCGACAAGCATATAGTGCCCCTGGACTATAAGGTGAAGACCGGTGAGATAATCGAGATACTCACCAGCAAGGAGACAAGGGGCCCCAACCGGGACTGGCTCACCATGGTACGCACCAGCGAGGCCAGGAGCAAGATACGCGCCTGGTTCAAGAAGGAGCGCCGGGAGGAGAACATTGTCGAGGGCCGGGCCGAGCTTGAGCGGGAGCTTAAGCGCAGCAATATCTCCATGAGCCGGGAGCTTATGAACTATATGGTGGAGAGCATCGGCAAGCGCCATAACTGCTCCACCGCCGACGACCTGTACGCCGCCATAGGCTACGGCGGCATACAGCTTTGGAAGGTTCTGCCCCGCATCCGCGAGGAGTACCAGCGCATGGCAAAGGCCGGCGAAACCCCGGAGCTCGTGGTAGGCGCCCCGCCGAAGACACGGAGGGTCTCCGGCGGCGTGCTGGTGGAGGGCATGGACAACTGCCTTACAAAGCTCTCCCGCTGCTGCAACCCCCTGCCCGGGGACGACATTATCGGCTTTATCACCCGGGGCTTCGGCGTGTCCATCCACAAGCGCAGCTGCCGCAACGTCCCCCGGGACCTTACGGACTGCCCGGAGCCCGACCGCTGGGTGAACGCCTACTGGGAGGGTGAGGTTCGGGACGACTTCAAGTCTACCCTGCATATAGTGGCCCTGGACCGTGGCGGGCTGCTGTTCGACGTGACCCAGCAGCTTTCGGCCCTCAACATCTTCATCCACTCTTTAAACTGCCGCCAGGAGAAGGGCGGGCCCAACGCCGTTATCTCCGCCACGGTATCCATCAGCGGCCTTCAGCAGCTACAAAGCATAATCGACAGGCTCTCAAGGGTGAAGGGGGTCATATCAATAGACAGGACGTGA